One window of Streptococcus troglodytae genomic DNA carries:
- the rlmD gene encoding 23S rRNA (uracil(1939)-C(5))-methyltransferase RlmD, protein MNLRVKQKIPLKIKRMGINGEGIGFYKKTLVFVPGALKGEEIFCQITSVKHNFVQARLLTINKKSKFRVQPACPIYEECGGCQIMHLRYDKQLDFKKDLLKQALKKFKPQGYETYDVRATIGMEHPQYYRAKLQFQTRKFGGSVKAGLFKEQSHHLVDIKDCLVQDELTQKIVNRVCQLLDDHKIPIYDERRHFAGVRTIMVRKSQATNQVQLIFVTSKEVNLLGIIRDLTGCFPEIKTVAVNFNFSKSSDIYGQKTEILWGIDSISEEVLDYSFLLSPRAFYQLNPQQTQILYRQVLQALDVTAGDHVIDAYCGVGSIGLVFANKVKSVRGMDIIPEAIADAKRNAERMGYTNTYYEVGKAENSIPKWYKEGYRASALIVDPPRTGLDEKLLKTLLTYQPEKMVYVSCNVSTLARDLVQLVKVYEVNYIQSVDMFPHTARTEAVVKLVKRKQNNRSKKVRK, encoded by the coding sequence ATGAATTTACGAGTAAAGCAAAAGATTCCCTTGAAAATTAAAAGAATGGGAATTAACGGTGAAGGAATTGGCTTTTATAAGAAAACCTTAGTTTTTGTACCCGGTGCTCTGAAAGGTGAAGAGATTTTTTGTCAAATAACCAGTGTTAAACACAATTTTGTGCAAGCTAGACTGTTGACCATCAATAAAAAATCTAAATTTCGGGTGCAGCCTGCTTGTCCTATTTATGAGGAATGTGGCGGCTGTCAAATTATGCATTTACGTTATGATAAACAATTGGATTTCAAAAAAGATTTGCTAAAGCAAGCTTTGAAAAAATTTAAGCCACAAGGTTATGAGACCTATGACGTTCGAGCGACAATTGGAATGGAACATCCTCAGTATTATCGCGCTAAATTACAATTTCAGACGAGAAAATTTGGCGGTTCTGTTAAAGCGGGACTTTTCAAAGAGCAGAGTCATCATTTGGTAGATATTAAAGATTGTTTGGTACAGGATGAGCTGACCCAAAAAATCGTCAATCGAGTCTGTCAGCTTTTGGACGACCACAAGATCCCTATTTATGACGAACGGCGTCATTTTGCTGGTGTTAGAACTATCATGGTCAGAAAGTCACAAGCTACCAATCAAGTTCAGTTGATTTTTGTAACCAGTAAGGAAGTTAATCTCCTCGGAATTATTCGTGATTTGACAGGATGTTTTCCAGAAATTAAGACGGTTGCCGTTAATTTTAATTTCAGCAAATCCAGTGATATTTATGGACAAAAAACAGAGATTCTCTGGGGTATTGATAGCATTTCAGAGGAAGTTTTAGATTATTCCTTTTTGTTATCCCCCAGAGCCTTTTATCAACTTAATCCTCAGCAGACGCAAATTCTTTATCGTCAAGTCCTTCAAGCTCTCGATGTGACTGCAGGAGATCATGTCATTGATGCTTATTGTGGTGTTGGTAGTATTGGTCTTGTTTTTGCTAATAAAGTGAAATCAGTTAGAGGGATGGATATTATTCCTGAAGCTATTGCAGATGCTAAAAGAAATGCTGAGCGTATGGGATATACAAACACCTATTACGAAGTGGGGAAAGCCGAAAATAGTATTCCAAAATGGTACAAAGAGGGTTATCGAGCATCGGCGCTTATTGTTGATCCACCTAGAACAGGACTTGATGAGAAACTTTTAAAAACTCTGCTAACCTATCAGCCAGAAAAAATGGTTTATGTCTCTTGTAATGTTTCAACTCTTGCCAGAGATTTGGTTCAATTGGTTAAAGTCTATGAAGTCAATTATATCCAATCGGTTGATATGTTCCCTCATACAGCAAGAACTGAGGCTGTTGTTAAATTAGTAAAACGAAAACAAAATAATCGTTCTAAAAAAGTAAGGAAGTAA
- a CDS encoding DUF1912 family protein gives MSYEQEFLQEFEAWVNSQVTINEMAMNASRKIIEEDKDGRVADAYIRYESKLDAYKFIQGKFENYKAGKRFHDLPDGLFGERNY, from the coding sequence ATGTCATACGAACAGGAATTTTTACAAGAATTTGAAGCTTGGGTCAATTCACAAGTGACCATTAATGAAATGGCCATGAATGCCAGTCGTAAAATCATTGAAGAAGATAAAGATGGCCGTGTAGCAGATGCTTATATTCGTTATGAGAGCAAGCTGGATGCCTATAAATTTATCCAAGGAAAATTTGAAAATTATAAGGCTGGCAAAAGATTTCACGACCTGCCAGATGGTCTTTTCGGTGAGAGAAATTATTGA
- the ntdP gene encoding nucleoside tri-diphosphate phosphatase, with product MKLPKEGDFITIQSYKHDGSLHRTWRDTMVLKTTENAVIGVNDHTLVTESDGRRWVTREPAIVYFHKKFWFNIIAMIRDNGVSYYCNLASPYIMDQEALKYIDYDLDVKVFADGEKKLLDVDEYELHKQKMGYSSDIDYILKENVKILVDWINNGKGPFSQSYINIWYKRYLELKNR from the coding sequence ATGAAATTACCTAAGGAAGGCGACTTTATTACAATTCAAAGTTATAAGCATGATGGTAGTTTGCACCGAACTTGGCGCGACACTATGGTACTAAAAACAACAGAAAATGCCGTTATTGGTGTTAATGATCATACTCTAGTCACTGAAAGTGATGGGAGACGATGGGTAACCCGCGAACCAGCTATTGTTTACTTTCATAAAAAATTCTGGTTTAATATCATCGCAATGATTCGAGATAATGGCGTTTCTTACTATTGCAACTTAGCTAGTCCTTATATAATGGATCAAGAAGCATTAAAGTATATCGATTATGATTTAGATGTTAAAGTTTTTGCAGATGGTGAAAAAAAACTTCTAGATGTTGATGAATATGAGTTACATAAACAAAAAATGGGATATTCTTCTGATATTGACTACATTTTGAAAGAAAACGTCAAAATTTTAGTAGACTGGATTAATAATGGTAAAGGACCCTTTTCACAATCCTATATCAATATTTGGTACAAACGTTATCTTGAACTTAAGAATCGTTAA
- the fabM gene encoding trans-2-decenoyl-ACP isomerase yields the protein MDFKEILYSVDNGVATLTLNRPEVSNGFNIPICEEILKAIDTAKKDDTVQILLINANGKVFSVGGDLVEMQRAVDADDVQSLVRIAELVNKISFALKRLPKPVVMSTDGAVAGAAANIAVAADFCIASDKTRFIQAFVNVGLAPDAGGLFLLTRAIGITRATQLAMTGEALNAEKALEYGIVYKVCEPEKLEKTTDRVITRLKRGSVNSYKAIKEMVWQSSFAGWQEYEDLELELQKSLAFTDDFKEGVRAYTEKRRSKFTGK from the coding sequence ATGGATTTTAAGGAAATTCTGTACAGTGTGGATAATGGTGTGGCGACTTTAACGCTGAATCGTCCGGAGGTTTCTAATGGATTTAATATCCCTATTTGTGAGGAAATTTTGAAGGCCATTGATACTGCTAAAAAGGATGACACAGTACAAATTTTACTGATTAATGCCAATGGGAAAGTCTTTTCAGTTGGTGGCGATCTGGTTGAGATGCAAAGAGCTGTTGATGCAGATGATGTACAATCTCTTGTCCGCATTGCAGAACTTGTCAATAAAATTTCTTTTGCTTTAAAACGTTTGCCTAAGCCGGTTGTCATGAGTACAGATGGTGCAGTTGCAGGTGCTGCAGCTAATATAGCGGTAGCTGCAGACTTTTGTATTGCCAGTGACAAAACACGTTTTATTCAAGCCTTTGTGAATGTCGGTTTGGCCCCTGATGCCGGAGGACTTTTCTTATTAACGAGAGCCATTGGCATTACTCGTGCAACACAACTTGCCATGACCGGTGAAGCTTTAAATGCAGAGAAAGCTTTGGAATACGGTATTGTTTACAAAGTCTGTGAGCCAGAGAAACTAGAAAAAACAACAGATCGTGTCATTACACGTTTGAAACGTGGCTCAGTTAATTCTTATAAAGCCATTAAAGAAATGGTTTGGCAAAGTTCATTTGCAGGTTGGCAGGAATATGAGGATCTAGAATTAGAATTGCAAAAGTCATTAGCATTTACAGATGATTTTAAAGAGGGAGTGCGTGCTTATACAGAGAAACGCCGTTCTAAATTTACAGGAAAGTAA
- a CDS encoding PBECR3 domain-containing polyvalent protein, producing MDSILVHPNYVGINPREKNISMEYVSIFDENLLLGIKLDRKNYYFYLATMHEISNLKLG from the coding sequence ATTGATTCTATTTTAGTGCATCCAAATTATGTTGGAATAAATCCTCGTGAGAAAAATATTAGTATGGAATATGTCAGCATTTTTGATGAAAATCTCTTACTCGGTATCAAGCTAGATCGCAAGAACTATTATTTTTATCTGGCTACTATGCATGAAATTTCTAACTTAAAATTGGGGTAG
- a CDS encoding type II toxin-antitoxin system RelB/DinJ family antitoxin: MSTIAIRVDDELKEKATELYKELGLDMSTAVKLFLTQSVKTRSIPFEIKDSSADDLLNKRLTDLIMENAETMKTIDLDNSDDIAYLFDEDFSEYEALYGEA, encoded by the coding sequence ATGTCAACTATAGCTATTCGTGTTGATGACGAATTAAAGGAAAAAGCAACAGAGCTTTATAAGGAATTGGGTCTTGATATGTCAACAGCTGTTAAGCTTTTTTTGACACAAAGTGTAAAAACAAGAAGTATTCCTTTTGAGATTAAAGATTCTTCTGCAGATGATTTGCTTAATAAGCGTTTAACTGATTTGATTATGGAAAATGCTGAAACAATGAAAACAATTGATTTAGATAATTCAGATGATATAGCTTATTTATTTGATGAAGATTTTTCTGAGTATGAGGCTCTATATGGTGAAGCTTGA
- a CDS encoding valine--tRNA ligase has protein sequence MSKQLSPKYNPAEVEAGRYAKWLDEDVFKPSGDKKAHPYSIVIPPPNVTGKLHLGHAWDTTLQDIIIRQKRMQGFDTLWLPGMDHAGIATQAKVEARLAEDGVSRYDLGREKFLDKVWEWKDEYAATIKEQWGKMGISVDYSRERFTLDEGLSKAVRKVFVELYKKGWIYRGEFIINWDPKARTALSDIEVIHKDVEGAFYHMNYLLEDGSRSLEVATTRPETMFGDTAVAVNPNDDRYKDLIGQNVILPIVNKPIPIVADEHADPEFGTGVVKITPAHDPNDFLVGQRHNLPQVNVMNDDGTMNELAGEFAGMDRFEARKATVKKLEEIGALVEIEKMTHSVGHSERTGVPVEPRLSTQWFVKMDQLAKNAIANQDTDDKVDFYPPRFNDTFLQWMENVHDWVISRQLWWGHQIPAWYNDKGDMYVGEEAPEGDGWKQDEDVLDTWFSSALWPFSTMGWPDTNSEDFKRYFPTSTLVTGYDIIFFWVSRMIFQSLEFTSRRPFQNVLIHGLIRDEQGRKMSKSLGNGIDPMDVVDKYGADALRWFLSNGSAPGQDVRFSYEKMDAAWNFINKIWNISRYILMNNEGLSLDQASANVALVAGSKAGNVTDRWILHNLNETIAKVTENFDKFEFGVAGHILYNFIWDEFADWYVELTKEVLYSDNEEEKVITRSVLLYTLDKILRLLHPIMPFVTEEIFGQYADGSIVTAAYPTVNPAFENQAAHSGVESLKDLIRAVRNSRAEVNVAPSKPITILVKTSDSNLEDFFKANVNYIKRFTNPETLEISSAIAAPELAMSSVITGAEIFLPLADLLNVEEELARLNKELAKWQKELAMVAKKLGNERFVQNAKPEIVQKERDKQADYQAKYDATVERIKEMEKLVKED, from the coding sequence ATGTCTAAACAACTTTCACCAAAATACAATCCAGCTGAGGTCGAAGCTGGGCGTTATGCAAAATGGCTTGATGAGGATGTTTTTAAGCCATCAGGAGACAAAAAAGCACACCCTTACTCTATCGTGATTCCACCGCCAAATGTGACGGGGAAATTGCACCTTGGACACGCTTGGGACACGACCTTACAGGATATTATTATCCGCCAGAAGCGTATGCAGGGCTTTGATACCCTCTGGCTGCCGGGGATGGACCATGCCGGAATTGCTACGCAGGCTAAGGTAGAAGCTCGCTTGGCTGAAGACGGCGTTTCCCGTTATGATCTTGGTCGTGAGAAATTTCTGGATAAGGTCTGGGAATGGAAGGACGAATATGCGGCAACCATCAAAGAACAGTGGGGCAAGATGGGAATTTCCGTTGATTATTCGCGGGAACGTTTCACCCTTGATGAAGGCTTGTCTAAAGCGGTCCGCAAGGTTTTCGTAGAACTCTATAAAAAAGGCTGGATTTACCGCGGCGAATTCATTATCAACTGGGACCCTAAGGCCCGCACAGCTTTGTCCGACATTGAAGTCATCCACAAGGACGTGGAAGGTGCCTTCTACCACATGAATTATCTGTTGGAAGATGGCTCGCGCAGCTTAGAAGTTGCGACCACACGTCCAGAGACCATGTTTGGGGATACGGCTGTCGCTGTCAATCCAAATGATGATCGTTACAAAGATCTGATTGGACAAAATGTAATCTTACCAATCGTTAATAAGCCAATCCCAATTGTGGCAGATGAACATGCTGATCCAGAATTTGGAACAGGTGTTGTTAAGATCACACCTGCCCATGACCCTAACGACTTCCTCGTTGGTCAGCGCCACAATCTGCCACAAGTCAATGTTATGAACGATGACGGAACCATGAACGAACTGGCTGGCGAATTTGCTGGCATGGATCGCTTTGAAGCCCGCAAGGCAACTGTTAAGAAACTGGAAGAAATCGGCGCTCTTGTGGAAATCGAAAAGATGACCCACTCGGTTGGTCACTCAGAACGGACAGGTGTGCCGGTTGAGCCACGTCTGTCTACCCAATGGTTCGTTAAGATGGATCAACTGGCTAAGAATGCCATTGCCAACCAAGACACTGATGACAAAGTGGACTTTTACCCACCGCGTTTCAATGATACTTTCCTTCAATGGATGGAAAATGTGCATGACTGGGTGATTTCTCGTCAACTCTGGTGGGGCCACCAAATCCCTGCTTGGTACAACGACAAAGGCGACATGTATGTCGGTGAAGAGGCTCCAGAGGGTGACGGATGGAAGCAGGATGAAGACGTGCTTGACACTTGGTTTAGTTCAGCACTATGGCCTTTCTCGACCATGGGCTGGCCTGACACGAACTCAGAAGATTTCAAACGTTATTTCCCAACATCAACGCTGGTAACGGGTTATGATATCATTTTCTTCTGGGTGTCTCGTATGATTTTCCAATCTTTGGAATTCACTAGCCGCCGTCCTTTCCAGAATGTTCTCATTCACGGACTTATTCGTGACGAACAAGGGCGTAAGATGTCTAAATCGCTCGGTAACGGCATTGACCCCATGGATGTTGTTGATAAATATGGTGCAGATGCTCTGCGTTGGTTCTTATCAAACGGTTCTGCACCGGGTCAAGACGTGCGTTTCTCTTATGAAAAGATGGACGCTGCTTGGAATTTCATTAACAAGATTTGGAATATTTCCCGCTATATCCTCATGAACAATGAAGGTCTTAGCCTTGACCAAGCTAGTGCAAATGTTGCTTTGGTAGCGGGTAGCAAAGCTGGTAACGTGACGGACCGCTGGATTCTTCACAATCTCAATGAAACCATTGCCAAAGTCACCGAAAACTTCGACAAGTTCGAATTCGGTGTGGCTGGTCACATCCTTTACAACTTCATCTGGGATGAGTTTGCGGACTGGTATGTCGAGTTGACCAAGGAAGTACTCTACAGCGACAATGAAGAAGAGAAAGTCATCACACGTTCTGTTCTTCTTTACACTTTGGACAAAATCCTGCGCCTTCTTCACCCAATCATGCCATTTGTTACAGAAGAAATCTTCGGTCAATACGCAGATGGTTCGATCGTGACAGCAGCTTATCCAACTGTTAACCCTGCTTTTGAAAATCAAGCAGCGCATTCTGGCGTGGAAAGTCTCAAAGACCTGATTCGTGCGGTTCGAAATAGCAGGGCAGAAGTCAATGTAGCCCCAAGCAAACCTATTACCATCCTTGTCAAAACAAGCGACAGCAACTTGGAAGACTTTTTCAAGGCCAATGTCAACTACATCAAACGCTTCACCAATCCAGAAACGCTTGAAATCAGCTCTGCCATTGCCGCCCCAGAACTAGCCATGTCAAGCGTCATCACAGGTGCCGAAATCTTCCTGCCGCTAGCCGACTTGCTCAACGTCGAAGAAGAACTAGCCCGCCTCAATAAAGAACTAGCCAAATGGCAAAAAGAACTAGCCATGGTTGCCAAAAAACTCGGGAACGAACGCTTCGTCCAAAACGCCAAACCTGAAATTGTCCAAAAAGAACGCGACAAACAAGCTGACTACCAAGCTAAATATGATGCTACTGTTGAGCGGATTAAAGAGATGGAAAAGTTGGTGAAGGAAGATTAA
- a CDS encoding GNAT family N-acetyltransferase, with translation MSNKALPERVETKRLILRVRTVADAEDIFDYANRPEVSYPAGFPPVKILEDEIYYLEHILPERNQKDNLPAGYGIVIKGTDKIVGSVDFSHRHADDVLEIGYTLHPDYWGKGYVPEAARTLIDLAFKELDLHKIELTCYDYNLQSRRVAEKLGFTLEAHIRDRKDAQGNRCAELVYGLLKREWENLIVKRN, from the coding sequence ATGAGTAACAAAGCATTACCTGAACGTGTAGAGACCAAACGTCTGATTTTACGAGTGCGAACAGTAGCGGATGCCGAGGACATCTTTGACTATGCCAATCGCCCAGAGGTTTCCTATCCGGCAGGATTTCCGCCCGTCAAGATTTTGGAAGATGAGATTTACTACCTAGAACATATTCTACCCGAACGTAATCAAAAGGATAACCTCCCAGCAGGTTACGGAATTGTCATCAAAGGAACGGATAAAATTGTTGGCTCTGTTGATTTTAGTCACCGTCATGCAGATGATGTCCTTGAAATAGGCTATACCTTGCATCCAGATTATTGGGGCAAGGGTTATGTGCCAGAAGCAGCGCGTACTTTGATTGACCTAGCTTTTAAAGAACTGGATCTTCACAAGATTGAACTGACTTGCTATGATTACAATCTCCAAAGTAGGCGAGTTGCAGAAAAGCTGGGCTTCACTCTTGAAGCTCATATACGTGATCGCAAAGACGCCCAAGGCAATCGCTGCGCAGAATTGGTTTATGGCTTGCTGAAGAGGGAGTGGGAAAATTTAATAGTTAAAAGGAATTAA
- a CDS encoding DUF960 domain-containing protein has translation MAFTNTKGRYASFGVVTSLPPELIDVFWEILDNNLKGVFTLDTLLTFQLVNNQGQLSFKYYDKYSKTVIVSDYATKFDPFYPEIVQIIDNNGRETIILPYELDIDL, from the coding sequence ATGGCCTTTACAAATACAAAGGGACGGTATGCAAGTTTTGGTGTGGTGACAAGTTTACCTCCCGAATTGATTGATGTTTTTTGGGAAATTCTTGATAATAACTTAAAAGGCGTTTTTACACTTGACACTCTTTTAACCTTTCAATTAGTGAATAATCAAGGGCAACTGAGTTTTAAGTACTACGATAAATACAGTAAAACCGTTATTGTATCTGACTATGCAACCAAATTTGATCCTTTCTATCCAGAAATCGTTCAAATTATTGATAATAATGGCAGAGAAACTATTATTCTTCCTTATGAATTGGACATAGATTTGTAA
- a CDS encoding HAD family hydrolase, producing the protein MTTKAVIFDMDGVLFDTEGFYYRRREIFLNDKGISIKHIPPAFFIGGNMKQVWQKILGDDYANWDVEQLQKDYTNYKNKHPLPYQNLIFPDVKVILEKLGRHQFKIALASSSTKSDILLALNKTGIYNYFDLVLSGEEFPESKPHPAIYNEAAYQLGFPKSELLIIEDSEKGIAAGVSAGIEVWAIKDRTFGLNQRAASRLFSNLTEMVDFLLK; encoded by the coding sequence ATGACAACTAAAGCAGTCATTTTTGATATGGATGGTGTCCTTTTTGATACAGAAGGTTTTTATTATAGAAGGCGAGAAATTTTTTTAAATGATAAAGGAATTTCCATCAAGCATATACCACCAGCATTCTTTATTGGGGGTAATATGAAGCAGGTTTGGCAAAAGATATTGGGAGACGATTATGCTAACTGGGATGTTGAACAGTTACAAAAGGATTATACTAACTATAAAAATAAACATCCTCTGCCTTACCAAAATTTGATTTTTCCCGATGTTAAAGTCATTTTAGAAAAACTCGGGCGGCATCAATTTAAAATAGCTTTAGCATCTAGTTCAACTAAATCAGATATCTTACTGGCGCTCAATAAGACAGGGATTTATAATTATTTTGACCTTGTTTTATCGGGAGAAGAATTTCCTGAGAGCAAGCCCCATCCTGCGATTTATAATGAAGCTGCCTATCAGTTGGGTTTCCCTAAATCAGAATTACTGATTATTGAAGATAGTGAGAAAGGGATTGCTGCTGGAGTATCTGCTGGCATAGAAGTTTGGGCTATCAAAGACAGAACATTTGGACTTAATCAAAGAGCTGCTAGTCGCTTGTTTTCTAATTTGACAGAAATGGTTGATTTTCTTTTAAAATAA
- the nrdI gene encoding class Ib ribonucleoside-diphosphate reductase assembly flavoprotein NrdI translates to MTKTITLIYISLSGNTKSFVTRLINYLQSKTDLAINSVNVKDLVKDQADYFALSDYFVAFLPTYLEGGNGLDSGDVEILTTPLREFIAFADNYRYCYGIVGSGNKNFNNQYCLTAKQYAEQFGFPVLDNFELRGLADDVERIGDKILALYAAN, encoded by the coding sequence ATGACAAAAACAATCACTTTAATTTATATTAGTTTAAGCGGAAATACCAAAAGTTTTGTAACTCGCTTGATAAACTATCTACAGTCAAAAACAGACTTAGCAATTAATTCTGTTAATGTCAAAGATTTAGTTAAAGATCAGGCAGATTATTTTGCCTTATCTGATTATTTTGTTGCCTTCTTGCCAACCTATCTTGAAGGTGGAAACGGTCTTGACAGTGGGGATGTTGAAATTTTGACAACCCCTTTACGAGAGTTCATAGCTTTTGCAGATAATTATCGTTATTGCTATGGCATTGTTGGATCCGGCAATAAAAATTTTAATAATCAATATTGTCTGACAGCTAAGCAGTATGCAGAGCAATTCGGTTTTCCTGTGCTTGATAATTTTGAACTGCGCGGTCTAGCCGATGATGTTGAACGTATTGGTGATAAGATTTTAGCCTTGTACGCAGCTAACTAA
- a CDS encoding flavin reductase family protein, translating into MKQSFQTSKLYYGFPVFILGYKDENFGYNVTTCSSSYSLGDQIVIGIVANENAAEQIPKFGEFTVNIPHKDGMVQAERAGFVTHREKLARFHFEYSLSEKVDAPVLDCCPLILECKVNRVVEDDGICHIFATIVGRLIEQDLLDDKGNLDNQKLSPIYFMGDGHERVYRYLNEQVDPIGSFMKKVRKKDE; encoded by the coding sequence ATGAAACAATCGTTTCAAACAAGTAAACTTTACTATGGTTTTCCTGTTTTTATTCTTGGTTACAAGGATGAAAATTTCGGCTACAATGTCACTACTTGCAGTTCGTCTTACAGCCTAGGAGACCAGATTGTTATTGGTATTGTGGCGAATGAAAATGCGGCGGAGCAGATCCCTAAGTTTGGTGAATTTACTGTTAATATCCCTCATAAAGATGGAATGGTACAGGCTGAGCGGGCTGGCTTTGTGACACATCGCGAAAAGTTGGCTCGCTTCCATTTTGAGTATAGTCTTTCTGAGAAAGTAGATGCGCCTGTTTTGGACTGCTGTCCGCTCATTTTAGAGTGTAAAGTGAACCGAGTAGTGGAGGATGATGGTATTTGCCATATTTTTGCTACTATTGTCGGGAGACTGATTGAGCAGGACTTGCTAGATGATAAGGGGAATCTTGATAATCAAAAGCTATCTCCTATCTATTTTATGGGTGATGGACATGAGCGTGTCTATCGTTATCTGAATGAGCAGGTAGACCCTATAGGAAGCTTTATGAAGAAAGTGAGGAAGAAAGATGAGTAA